Proteins co-encoded in one Candidatus Korarchaeota archaeon NZ13-K genomic window:
- a CDS encoding amidohydrolase — translation MEILIRNVSYLVTQDSERRILRDKDILIKDGVIERIGNFSTAADEVIDGRGMIAIPGLINTHTHIPMTLFRGVADDMPLREWLTEKIWPMEANLRPHHVRAGTELGLLESVRTGTTTIFDMYFFEETIADVFKSFGVRGVLASAILDFGTPECKDFDECLKVADSFVRRWAGDPLILPCYGPHAPYTVSPRGLSEISSRAESGSWIQIHASETEGEVKEVSEKYGSTPVKLLHETGVLGRKTVLAHLVWPREDEIPLILNSGSLVSHNPVSNLKLSSGISPVPELLERGIKVALGTDGAASNNTLDMFETMKIAALIHKVRRMDPTVMQAQLVLDMATVIPASHLPWKVGRIQEGYEADIVLLSTKVPWWNPLHSVISNIVYSARSTDVRYVIVKGNLLLRDGLLTVRDEEGIYEEAERSSMDLLERSGVSRSHHSVY, via the coding sequence ATGGAGATCCTGATAAGGAATGTTAGCTACCTAGTGACTCAGGACAGCGAGAGAAGGATCCTAAGAGACAAGGACATATTGATCAAGGATGGAGTCATTGAGAGGATTGGGAATTTTTCTACAGCAGCTGATGAAGTCATAGACGGTAGGGGAATGATCGCAATTCCAGGCCTGATAAACACTCACACACATATACCCATGACACTCTTCAGGGGAGTGGCCGATGACATGCCTCTGAGGGAATGGTTGACGGAGAAGATATGGCCAATGGAGGCGAACCTGAGGCCCCATCACGTGAGGGCTGGCACCGAGCTAGGGCTACTCGAGTCCGTGAGGACGGGGACAACGACGATATTCGACATGTACTTCTTCGAGGAGACAATAGCCGATGTCTTCAAGAGTTTCGGTGTTAGGGGTGTTCTCGCGTCCGCCATATTAGACTTCGGAACACCTGAGTGTAAGGACTTCGATGAATGCCTCAAGGTGGCCGATTCCTTCGTTAGGAGATGGGCTGGGGACCCCCTCATACTGCCATGCTACGGCCCTCATGCACCGTACACTGTATCGCCAAGGGGTCTCTCTGAAATCTCCAGTAGAGCCGAATCGGGATCCTGGATACAGATACATGCATCCGAGACCGAAGGTGAAGTCAAGGAGGTTAGCGAGAAGTATGGTAGCACTCCAGTCAAGTTGCTCCATGAAACAGGTGTTCTCGGGAGGAAAACTGTCCTGGCCCACTTGGTATGGCCTAGGGAAGACGAGATACCGCTTATATTGAATTCCGGATCCCTTGTCTCTCACAATCCGGTTAGCAATCTGAAGCTATCCTCCGGAATCTCCCCTGTTCCTGAGCTCTTGGAGAGGGGGATCAAGGTAGCCCTGGGGACTGATGGAGCCGCTAGCAACAATACTTTGGACATGTTCGAGACTATGAAAATCGCAGCTCTGATCCATAAGGTCAGAAGGATGGATCCTACTGTGATGCAGGCTCAGCTGGTCCTCGACATGGCCACGGTGATTCCAGCCAGCCATCTCCCTTGGAAGGTGGGGAGAATACAGGAGGGGTATGAGGCCGATATCGTGCTCCTCAGCACCAAGGTCCCGTGGTGGAATCCCCTTCACTCCGTGATCTCGAACATAGTTTACTCAGCCAGATCCACCGATGTGAGGTACGTGATCGTCAAGGGGAATCTGCTCCTCAGGGACGGGTTACTCACGGTAAGAGATGAGGAGGGAATATACGAGGAGGCTGAAAGGAGTTCCATGGATCTTCTGGAGAGATCAGGAGTCTCTAGATCCCATCACAGCGTGTATTAG
- a CDS encoding CYTH domain-containing protein, producing MTLEREVKLRISHSAFMRALRSAGMTYELKSSTSQEDLYLDFDDCRLMLSDSVLRIRSSGDGVWITYKGPRHFEGGEKVREELEALVGSEECQTILGKLGISERCPKDLERLLGVLNELGIKERVRVRKRRRELRINGMELRVYLDDVEHLGEFVEVEGEGSMKLVRMLGMNCRVVIPSYADLIHAVMGSRDS from the coding sequence TTGACCCTCGAGAGGGAGGTCAAGCTGAGAATATCTCATTCCGCTTTCATGAGGGCCCTCAGATCTGCCGGGATGACGTACGAGCTCAAGAGCTCCACATCACAGGAGGATCTATACCTAGATTTCGATGACTGCAGGCTCATGCTCAGCGACTCAGTCCTGAGGATCAGGTCATCCGGTGATGGTGTCTGGATCACCTACAAAGGTCCCAGGCACTTTGAGGGTGGGGAGAAGGTTAGGGAGGAGCTGGAGGCCCTTGTGGGAAGCGAAGAATGTCAGACGATATTAGGAAAACTTGGGATCTCTGAGAGATGTCCTAAAGATCTGGAGAGACTTCTAGGGGTCCTCAATGAACTCGGAATTAAAGAAAGGGTCAGAGTGAGGAAGAGGAGAAGGGAGCTGAGGATCAATGGAATGGAGCTGAGGGTTTACTTGGATGATGTGGAGCATCTCGGGGAATTCGTCGAGGTGGAGGGGGAGGGCTCAATGAAACTGGTTAGAATGCTGGGGATGAACTGCAGAGTTGTAATTCCAAGCTACGCTGATCTAATACACGCTGTGATGGGATCTAGAGACTCCTGA